A genome region from Purpureocillium takamizusanense chromosome 8, complete sequence includes the following:
- a CDS encoding uncharacterized protein (MEROPS:MER0000338~COG:O~SECRETED:SignalP(1-15~SECRETED:cutsite=VAA-VP~SECRETED:prob=0.5775)~EggNog:ENOG503NU05): protein MRLSVAVSVLPLVAAVPTQRRTEPAPLHISNANNLIADKYIVKFKKESSLDILHDAVKELASEPNQVFENAFPGFVGELDKAALESLRFHPDVDYIEQDSVVHASGFVAQNNAPWGLSRISHRRPGSGQYVYDDSAGQGTCAYIVDSGLDGSHPEFEGRARLVRSFVPNSQADTCGHGTHVAGTIGSRSYGVAKKTQLYGIKVLDQDPASGRCTGSTSGIISGIEYVATDARQRNCPNGVVVNMSLGGSYSQALNDAADALTQEGFFVAVAAGNDNIDASSVSPASAQYVCTVGGTARNDYRYSGSNWGSVVNILGPAVDVYSTLPGGGAGFMTGTSMASPHIAGLAAYLATVEGRRASPDLCQRMQELATNGAIADQPWNTVNLLAFNGNPSG, encoded by the exons ATGCGTCTGTCTGTTGCCGTGTCCGTTCTGCCTCTTGTGGCGGCCGTTCCAACTCAGCGAAGGACGGAGCCTGCCCCGTTGCACATAAGTAACGCCAATAATCTGATTGCGGACAAATACATCGTCAAGTTCAAGAAGGAAAGCTCACTGGACATACTGCATGATGCCGTCAAGGAACTGGCGTCGGAGCCTAACCAAGTCTTCGAGAACGCCTTTCCTGGCTTTGTGGGCGAGCTAGATAAAGCTGCCCTTGAGTCCCTTCGGTTCCATCCCGAT GTCGATTACATTGAGCAGGACAGCGTAGTTCACGCCAGTGGCTTCGTGGCACAAAACAACGCGCCCTGGGGTCTGAGCAGGATTTCGCACCGTCGCCCAGGATCGGGACAGTACGTCTACGATGACAGCGCCGGCCAGGGAACTTGCGCGTACATTGTCGACTCGGGACTCGACGGGTCACATCCC GAATTCGAAGGCCGTGCCAGACTGGTTCGATCTTTCGTGCCCAACTCTCAGGCTGACACCTGTGGGCATGGCACTCACGTCGCCGGCACCATTGGCAGCCGAAGCTACGGcgtggccaagaagacgcaACTGTACGGCATCAAGGTGCTTGATCAAGACCCCGCCAGCGGCCGGTGCACGGGATCTACCTCCGGCATCATCTCCGGGATAGAATACGTTGCAACCGATGCGAGACAGCGAAACTGCCCGAATGGAGTCGTGGTGAACATGAGTCTCGGCGGTAGCTATTCCCAGGCACTCAACGATGCTGCGGACGCTCTCACCCAGGAGGGTTTCTTCGTTGCCGTAGCCGCTGGAAACGACAACATTGAtgcctcgagcgtctcgcCAGCTTCGGCTCAGTATGTCTGCACGGTCGGTGGCACTGCGAGAAATGACTATCGGTACTCTGGCAGCAACTGGGGCTCGGTCGTCAACATCCTCGGCCCCGCTGTTGATGTCTATTCCACCCTACCGGGTGGCGGAGCC GGTTTCATGACGGGAACATCGATGGCTAGTCCCCATATTGCCGGACTCGCCGCATATCTTGCCACCGTTGAAGGCCGACGCGCGTCTCCAGATCTCTGCCAGCGCATGCAGGAACTGGCTACAAATGGTGCCATTGCTGACCAGCCTTGGAATACTGTCAACCTTCTCGCCTTCAATGGAAATCCATCTGGTTGA
- the MT1 gene encoding Sphingolipid C(9)-methyltransferase (COG:M~TransMembrane:1 (n2-10c15/16o25-44i)~EggNog:ENOG503NUUX): MALGGLLIGVPILLARFLGGGFKTTIFFIIVLFFPILIAFWAYASRFSPRINDKVQLPGRAIEQYVTFKDPADKAKWSGRNTVPIQTFSELYVDGKADFNGDCLDVLEHRHDWSNFTFTWDLFKFILFTFFRDVALHTRDQDMEQIRPNYDRGNDHYAWFLGPRMIYTSGVISDPEKEETLEELQDNKMAVVCEKLELKEGETLLDIGCGWGTLAKFASVNYGAKVTGLTIAENQTAWGNDVLRRAGVPEEQSRIICMDYRDAPRKKYNKISQLEMGEHVGIRRLTTFFRQCYDMLEDDGSMYVQLSGLRQAWQYEDFIWGLYLNKYIFRGADASTPLWNYTRSLEMAGFEIKSVDTVGVHYSATLWRWYRNWVGNKQEITAKYGQRWYRIWELFLAWSVIASRQGSATCFQILVVKNLNATHRINGHGSQFGILGALAKSRASGKSTIAK; the protein is encoded by the exons ATGGCCCTGGGCGGTCTGCTCATTGGTGTGCCGATCTTGCTCGCGCGCTttctcggcggcggattCAAGACTaccatcttcttcatcatcgtcttgtTCTTCCCAATCCTTATCGCTTTCTGGGCCTACGCTTCTCGCTTCAGCCCTCGCATCAATGACAAGGTCCAGCTCCCTGGGCGCGCCATTGAGCAGTATGTGACCTTCAAGGACCCcgcggacaaggccaagTGGAGCGGCAGAAACACGGTCCCCATCCAGACATTCTCTGAGCTCTACGTCGATGGAAAGGCCGACTTCAACGGCGATTGTCTCGATGTGCTGGAGCACCGACACGACTGGTCCAACTTCACCTTCACTTGGGATCTGTTCAAGTTCATCCTTTTCACCTTCTTCCGCGATGTCGCTCTGCATACCCGCGATCAGGACATGGAGCAGATCCGACCCAATTATGACCGGGGCAACGACCACTACGCCTGGTTCCTGGGCCCTCGCATGATCTACACCAGCGGCGTCATCTCGGACCCCGAAAAGGAGGAAACTCTTGAGGAGCTGCAGGACAACAAGATGGCTGTTGTCTGCGAAAAGctcgagctcaaggagggcgaGACTCTTCTCGACATTGGCTGTGGTTGGGGAACGCTCGCCAAGTTTGCCAGTGTCAACTACGGTGCCAAGGTCACAGGCCTGACCATTGCTGAGAACCAGACCGCCTGGGGCAACGATGTTCTGCGCCGCGCGGGGGTCCCGGAGGAGCAGAGTCGCATCATCTGCATGGACTACCGCGATGCGCCACGCAAGAAGTACAACAAGATTTCGCAGCTCGAGATGGGCGAGCACGTTGGAATTCGGAGGCTCACAACGTTCTTCCGCCAATGCTACGACATGCTCGAAGATGACGGCTCCATGTACGTCCAGCTGTCTGGTCTGCGACAAGCCTGGCAGTACGAGGACTTCATTTGGGGTCTGTACCTGAACAAGTACATCTTCCGAGGTGCTGATGCCTCGACTCCTCTCTGGAACTATACTCGATCGCTCGAAATGGCTGGCTTTGAGATCAAGAG CGTCGACACGGTCGGTGTGCACTACTCTGCTACTCTTTGGAGATGGTACCGAAACTGGGTCGGCAACAAGCAGGAGATCACAGCCAAGTACGGCCAGAGGTGGTACCGC ATTTGGGAGCTCTTCCTGGCCTGGTCTGTCATTGCCTCCCGTCAAGGCAGCGCCACCTGCTTCCAGATCCTGGTGGTCAAGAACCTTAACGCGACACACCGGATCAATGGCCACGGCTCTCAGTTCGGCATCCTGGGCGCTCTCGCCAAGAGCAGAGCGAGCGGGAAGTCGACCATTGCTAAGTAA
- the MT1 gene encoding Sphingolipid C(9)-methyltransferase (COG:M~TransMembrane:2 (o55-75i82-101o)~EggNog:ENOG503NUUX) produces MASKAELEGDIQYIKTPKAQPSAFESTQDCGVPITSSAAIHNAPLPAEGPGNVSFSNMALGGLLIGVPILLARFLGGGFKTTIFFIIVLFFPILIAFWAYASRFSPRINDKVQLPGRAIEQYVTFKDPADKAKWSGRNTVPIQTFSELYVDGKADFNGDCLDVLEHRHDWSNFTFTWDLFKFILFTFFRDVALHTRDQDMEQIRPNYDRGNDHYAWFLGPRMIYTSGVISDPEKEETLEELQDNKMAVVCEKLELKEGETLLDIGCGWGTLAKFASVNYGAKVTGLTIAENQTAWGNDVLRRAGVPEEQSRIICMDYRDAPRKKYNKISQLEMGEHVGIRRLTTFFRQCYDMLEDDGSMYVQLSGLRQAWQYEDFIWGLYLNKYIFRGADASTPLWNYTRSLEMAGFEIKSVDTVGVHYSATLWRWYRNWVGNKQEITAKYGQRWYRIWELFLAWSVIASRQGSATCFQILVVKNLNATHRINGHGSQFGILGALAKSRASGKSTIAK; encoded by the exons ATGGCCTCCAaagccgagctcgagggcgatATCCAGTATATCAAGACCCCCAAGGCTCAGCCCTCGGCATTTGAGTCGACCCAGGATTGCGGCGTCCCAATCACCAGC TCCGCGGCCATCCACAATGCCCCTTTGCCGGCCGAGGGACCCGGCAATGTGAGCTTTTCCAACATGGCCCTGGGCGGTCTGCTCATTGGTGTGCCGATCTTGCTCGCGCGCTttctcggcggcggattCAAGACTaccatcttcttcatcatcgtcttgtTCTTCCCAATCCTTATCGCTTTCTGGGCCTACGCTTCTCGCTTCAGCCCTCGCATCAATGACAAGGTCCAGCTCCCTGGGCGCGCCATTGAGCAGTATGTGACCTTCAAGGACCCcgcggacaaggccaagTGGAGCGGCAGAAACACGGTCCCCATCCAGACATTCTCTGAGCTCTACGTCGATGGAAAGGCCGACTTCAACGGCGATTGTCTCGATGTGCTGGAGCACCGACACGACTGGTCCAACTTCACCTTCACTTGGGATCTGTTCAAGTTCATCCTTTTCACCTTCTTCCGCGATGTCGCTCTGCATACCCGCGATCAGGACATGGAGCAGATCCGACCCAATTATGACCGGGGCAACGACCACTACGCCTGGTTCCTGGGCCCTCGCATGATCTACACCAGCGGCGTCATCTCGGACCCCGAAAAGGAGGAAACTCTTGAGGAGCTGCAGGACAACAAGATGGCTGTTGTCTGCGAAAAGctcgagctcaaggagggcgaGACTCTTCTCGACATTGGCTGTGGTTGGGGAACGCTCGCCAAGTTTGCCAGTGTCAACTACGGTGCCAAGGTCACAGGCCTGACCATTGCTGAGAACCAGACCGCCTGGGGCAACGATGTTCTGCGCCGCGCGGGGGTCCCGGAGGAGCAGAGTCGCATCATCTGCATGGACTACCGCGATGCGCCACGCAAGAAGTACAACAAGATTTCGCAGCTCGAGATGGGCGAGCACGTTGGAATTCGGAGGCTCACAACGTTCTTCCGCCAATGCTACGACATGCTCGAAGATGACGGCTCCATGTACGTCCAGCTGTCTGGTCTGCGACAAGCCTGGCAGTACGAGGACTTCATTTGGGGTCTGTACCTGAACAAGTACATCTTCCGAGGTGCTGATGCCTCGACTCCTCTCTGGAACTATACTCGATCGCTCGAAATGGCTGGCTTTGAGATCAAGAG CGTCGACACGGTCGGTGTGCACTACTCTGCTACTCTTTGGAGATGGTACCGAAACTGGGTCGGCAACAAGCAGGAGATCACAGCCAAGTACGGCCAGAGGTGGTACCGC ATTTGGGAGCTCTTCCTGGCCTGGTCTGTCATTGCCTCCCGTCAAGGCAGCGCCACCTGCTTCCAGATCCTGGTGGTCAAGAACCTTAACGCGACACACCGGATCAATGGCCACGGCTCTCAGTTCGGCATCCTGGGCGCTCTCGCCAAGAGCAGAGCGAGCGGGAAGTCGACCATTGCTAAGTAA
- a CDS encoding uncharacterized protein (COG:S~EggNog:ENOG503NXCY), translated as MLGQELLGSVTQQKQARSARISSWDHSGLNEDAFVVQPGETAVLADIEGPGTITHLWFVQTCRRILGPGLVPYTKSGVAMQEVENGQGANYEVMDPDYYRKVVIRMYWDDSTTPNVLAPLGDFFCVGHSIAANFQSLPFTASVKPSEDKKFGGASALNCYLPMPFNKRARIEVENQNDIAYFQYFYIDYDIQLQLHGPETLFFHAHWRRQNPTAGWAPHDLQTNSLEANVPNLDGKANYVLLETTGAGAYIGCNHSVYHFQGTWWGEGDDMIFIDDDTWPPSMHGTGSEDYFSQGWGMQKNAFPFAGSIIHEGEMPHYQVSYRWHLPDPVRFNTRIKVTMESGHANHLSDDWSSTAYWYQTLPGPKLEIAPVAERLPPRAEVSPPKQPEGPELTERQMEMIKQRQQRLDEFIADKTKWLERRALDSRKRAAQNKEWAADVRRRYKDSVTKGEER; from the exons ATGCTGGGCCAAGAACTTCTCGGATCGGTCACGCAACAAAAGCAGGCTAGGAGCGCTCGGATATCAAGTTGGGATCACTCCGGCCTCAACGAAGATGCATTCGTTGTGCAGCCCGGTGAGACGGCTGTTCTAGCCGATATCGAAGGACCTGGCACAATCACGCACCTCTGGTTCGTTCAAACATGTCGTCGAATCTTGGGGCCTGGCCTTGTGCCCTACACCAAATCCGGCGTTGCGATGCAGGAAGTCGAGAACGGCCAGGGAGCCAACTACGAGGTCATGGATCCAGACTACTATCGCAAAGTAGTCATCAGAATGTATTGGGACGATTCAACTACTCCCAATGTCCTGGCCCCGCTAGGCGACTTCTTCTGTGTCGGCCACTCGATCGCAGCCAATTTCCAGTCTCTTCCGTTCACGGCATCAGTCAAGCCAAGCGAAGACAAGAAGTTTGGCGGCGCATCGGCTTTGAACTGCTATCTTCCCAT GCCGTTCAACAAGCGCGCCCGAATCGAGGTCGAAAACCAGAACGACATCGCGTACTTTCAGTACTTTTATATTGACTACGATATCCAACTGCAGCTGCACGGTCCCGAGACGCTGTTCTTTCATGCCCACTGGCGGCGACAGAATCCCACAGCGGGTTGGGCCCCCCACGACTTGCAGACCAACTCACTCGAAGCAAACGTCCCCAACTTGGACGGAAAGGCGAATTATGTTCTTCTCGAGACCACTGGTGCTGGTGCATATATAGGGTGTAACCACTCTGTGTATCATTTCCAAGGCACATGGTGGGGTGAAGGCGATGATATGATCTTCATCGACGATGACACATGGCCGCCCTCCATGCACGGAACAGGTAGCGAGGACTACTTCAGCCAAGGCTGGGGGATGCAGAAAAACGCCTTTCCGTTCGCGGGTAGCATCATTCATGAGGGCGAGATGCCTCATTACCAGGTCTCATATCGCTGGCACCTTCCTGACCCCGTCCGCTTCAACACCAGAATCAAGGTCACCATGGAATCAGGTCATGCCAATCACTTGAGCGATGACTGGAGCTCGACAGCATA CTGGTATCAAACCCTCCCGGGCCCCAAGCTGGAAATAGCTCCAGTCGCCGAGCGTCTGCCTCCAAGGGCCGAAGTATCGCCACCAAAACAGCCCGAGGGACCTGAGCTTACGGAAAGACAAATGGAAATGATCAAGCAGAGACAGCAGAGGCTAGATGAGTTTATTGCGGATAAGACGAAGTGGCTCGAACGCCGGGCGCTGGACAGCAGGAAGCGAGCTGCTCAGAACAAGGAATGGGCTGCGGATGTTCGTCGCCGGTACAAAGACTCTGTCACGAAGGGAGAGGAGCGATAG
- a CDS encoding uncharacterized protein (COG:U~TransMembrane:12 (i28-49o69-96i108-125o137-154i166-185o197-218i299-318o338-357i369-388o394-416i428-452o464-482i)~EggNog:ENOG503NZMK), with amino-acid sequence MASSPAAIDYNVINPSKKWRMLRVQWRYGLWALWTSIGSMMLGFDYVIGSQLAALSEFQKFFGVQQPDGSWIIPATYLSAWGAIGLGCDVVASWLAAPLLEKYGRKPLILFSAGVSVVAIVLQQLATNWRVHLTGRAVNGIAIGIMFTISPLWIGETCRPELRGFWLCFFNTSIIWGQMLVVIVSRASSSLDTKWQWWIPIICMYIYPLMLIVVWPFFPESPYWLVREEKYEAARKSLERMYGFDDPNFYDIEIRRLQEDVRLCEEMTGTSKSEKLIFGFLPSPTAELQCFDKQNRKRTLTAICAASSQQVIGAAFVIGNATYFLELLGVKQFFDASVVLYVIMLLSSAAAFPLSEVVGRRTLIVPSQFLLCFFLLLIGIMGCVPNQAKAGWAIVVFIYLWAIVYQVSIGATGFVLASEVATLRLRAVTQALVTMSNGVWGLIMQFTIPYMINPDAGHLGGKVGFIFFGLGLIVSVLGWFLYPETKGVRFEKLDELYAKGVKPRHFKKHENQTDIDNQIGSKQEEIEAESRVETKIDQQAA; translated from the exons ATGGCGTCCTCACCTGCAGC GATCGACTACAATGTCATTAATCCGTCCAAAAAATGGCGGATGCTTCGAGTTCAGTGGCGATACGGCCTTTGGG CACTGTGGACGTCGATCGGCTCGATGATGCTCGGTTTTGACTACGTCATTGGAAGCCAGCTGGCCGCCCTCTCCGAGTTCCAAAAGTTTTTCGGTGTTCAACAGCCAGACGGCAGCTGGATCATCCCGGCAACGTACCTGTCGGCATGGGGCGCCATCGGTCTGGGATGCGACGTGGTAGCTTCATGGCTCGCAGCGCCTCTGCTGGAGAAATACGGTCGCAAGCCTCTCATTCTCTTCTCAGCAGGTGTTTCTGTTGTCGCCATTGTTCTCCAGCAGCTGGCTACCAATTGGCGGGTCCATCTTACTGGTCGCGCAGTAAATG GTATCGCCATTGGCATCATGTTTACCATCTCGCCACTCTGGATTGGGGAAACTTGCCGTCCAGAGCTTCGGGGCTTCTGGCTTTGCTTCT TCAACACCAGTATTATCTGGGGACAGATGCTCGT GGTCATCGTATCTcgcgcgagcagctcgctcGACACAAAGTGGCAGTGGTGGATTCCCATCATTTGCATGTACATCTATCCAC TTATGCTCATCGTTGTCTGGCCATTCTTCCCCGAGTCGCCATACTGGCTAGTACGCGAGGAAAAATATGAGGCTGCACGGAAGTCTCTTGAGCGAATGTACGGCTTCGACGATCCCAACTTCTACGACATCGAGATCCGACGCTTGCAAGAGGACGTGCGCCTCTGCGAAGAGATGACAGGCACAAGCAAGTCCGAAAAACTCATTTTTGGCTTCCTCCCCTCGCCGACAGCCGAGTTGCAGTGTTTCGACAAGCAGAACAGGAAGCGAACGTTGACAGCCATCTGTGCAGCCAGTTCACAGCAGGTCATCGGGGCCGCGTTTGTCATTGGAAACGCGACATACTTTCTGGAGCTTCTGGGCGTCAAGCAGTTTTTCGACGCCTCCGTGGTCTTATATGTCATCATGCTTCTCTCTTCCGCCGCTGCGTTCCCTCTGAGCGAGGTGGTGGGGCGCCGGACACTGATCGTCCCGTCGCAGTTTTTgctctgcttcttcttgctaCTCATTGGAATAATGGGCTGCGTTCCTAACCAGGCAAAGGCGGGCTGGGCTATCGTGGTCTTCATTTACCTCTGGGCCATCGTCTACCAAGTCAGTATCGGCGCCACTGGCTTTGTTTTGGCTAGTGAGGTGGCCACCCTGCGACTTCGGGCTGTCACACAGGCATTGGTGACAATGAGCAATGGTGTCTGGGGTCTCATCATGCAATTCACGATCCCGTACATG ATCAACCCTGACGCCGGCCACCTTGGCGGCAAGGTGGGGTTCATCTTTTTCGGTTTGGGGCTAATTGTTTCGGTTCTTGGGTGGTTCCTTTATCCAGAGACCAAGGGCGTCCGTTTTGAGAAACTCGATGAGCTTTATGCCAAGGGTGTGAAGCCTCGACACTTCAAGAAGCACGAGAATCAGACGGACATTGATAACCAAATCGGCTCGAAGCAGGAAGAAATTGAAGCAGAGTCCCGGGTCGAGACAAAGATTGATCAGCAGGCGGCATAA
- a CDS encoding uncharacterized protein (EggNog:ENOG503PAEW~TransMembrane:1 (o540-563i)) — MTRTGNLKALSAPGHGSVPPRTSSRTCPPSSAQSGRTTMASPSRAQTRKIRVLACEACRARRTRCDGRKPVCGTCEARSCECSYPQDNKRPASNSVEDQLSQIRSQLDRIESTFAAHGPPAPRNGATQIHAVALSPWTYPGSASSTTASPGSPESGFPYMKLQTSAFTGMAGLGEDYGNTVIRLEQDLPAATGPTSTMFVLQHAKVMSALQSFSDRIHPWYPILEDRFSDCVSSFLANSFERGADAFLVLMVLASGTIVQEAAHSVALEQRPDAMYLSAAMEMLHLVFLEQSLRSVQCLVAMSIHYYLLLKPLQAHDLAVLAIKKAQNLHLSGAIQREKESMEHWTRVYRVVLLIEGELVVPLQLADSNAWESEEDIALPTGTDIWTFETDPQSPAMTPQTTRSDDVITYLLAEIAMRRMLRRNTTAITVTTSGSVEYAPLVAKELEAQLEQWFSYLPEPLRFSREFDGVHEDGHMQIPFLRTQYWACMVSFYWPSVVQVMESDRLTDVTMSGCETYFRSYREFINSATVALDACLPNKWTLYASIFAISLGAYMGASSSLLASTAGRETWAALWLARDAFGEECRCSPSLSVMADSIKATLSNVDLHRI; from the exons ATGACACGAACGGGGAACCTTAAAGCCCTCTCCGCACCCGGGCATGGCTCCGTCCCTCCCAGGACATCGTCGCGGACATGTCCACCGTCATCCGCGCAGAGCGGGAGGACGACCATGGCGTCTCCATCACGCGCCCAAACACGAAAGATACGCGTGCTGGCGTGCGAAGCTTGTCGCGCCCGGCGAACGAGATGCGACGGCCGGAAGCCAGTTTGCGGAACATGTGAGGCCCGAAGTTGCGAATGCAGCTATCCACAA GATAACAAGCGCCCGGCAAGCAATAG cgtggAAGACCAGCTTTCCCAAATCAGATCTCAGCTGGACCGCATCGAATCAACCTTTGCAGCTCATGGCCCACCAGCGCCTCGGAACGGTGCCACGCAGATCCACGCTGTGGCTCTGAGCCCCTGGACCTACCCCGGAAGCGCGTCTAGCACAACAGCGAGCCCAGGGTCTCCAGAGAGTGGGTTCCCGTACATGAAGCTTCAGACGAGCGCATTCACCGgcatggccggcctcggcgaggactACGGCAACACGGTCATTCGGCTCGAGCAGGATCTCCCCGCCGCAACGGGGCCGACATCGACCATGTTCGTGCTCCAGCATGCCAAGGTCATGTCAGCGCTGCAGAGCTTCTCCGACAGGATCCACCCGTGGTACCCCATCCTGGAAGACCGATTCTCAGACTGCGTCTCGTCTTTTCTGGCCAACTCCTTCGAGCGAGGCGCAGATGCATTCCTGGTCCTTATGGTGCTGGCCAGCGGGACCATAGTACAGGAAGCGGCACATAGCGTAGCCCTGGAGCAAAGGCCCGACGCCATGTACCTGAGCGCTGCCATGGAGATGCTACACCTCGTCTTCCTTGAGCAGAGCCTCCGGAGTGTTCAATGCTTGGTGGCCATGAGCATTCATTACTACCTGTTGCTCAAGCCGCTGCAAGCGCATGATCTGGCTGTGCTCGCCATTAAGAAGGCGCAAAATCTCCATTTGAGCGGAGCCATACAACGCGAAAAAGAGAGTATGGAGCATTGGACGCGTGTTTATAGGGTAGTCCTCCTCATCGAAGGCGAGCTGGTTGTGCCTCTCCAGTTGGCTGACAGCAACGCCTGGGAGTCCGAAGAGGATATCGCGTTGCCTACAGGCACTGACATTTGGACCTTCGAAACTGACCCTCAATCACCTGCCATGACTCCACAGACGACTCGATCCGACGACGTCATAACCTATCTTCTAGCTGAAATAGCCATGAGGAGAATGCTGCGGCGGAACACCACGGCAATAACCGTCACCACAAGTGGCAGCGTTGAGTACGCTCCTTTGGTGGCCAAGGAGCTAGAGGCACAGCTCGAGCAGTGGTTCTCGTATTTACCAGAGCCCTTGCGCTTCTCTCGAGAGTTTGATGGCGTGCATGAAGATGGCCACATGCAGATACCATTTTTGCGAACTCAGTACTGGGCCTGCATGGTGTCCTTTTACTGGCCGTCAGTTGTCCAAGTCATGGAGTCCGATCGGCTGACAGATGTCACAATGAGCGGCTGCGAAACGTACTTCCGGTCATACCGAGAGTTCATCAACAGTGCCACAGTGGCTCTGGACGCTTGCCTTCCAAACAAGTGGACGTTATATGCGAG CATTTTCGCCATCTCTCTTGGCGCATATATGGGAGCATCAAGCTCCCTACTCGCATCTACAGCTGGGCGCGAGACCTGGGCGGCACTCTGGTTAGCTCGTGATGCATTTGGGGAGGAATGCCGCTGCAGTCCGTCTCTGTCGGTGATGGCTGACAGCATCAAGGCCACTTTGTCCAACGTTGATCTACACAGGATATAG
- a CDS encoding uncharacterized protein (EggNog:ENOG502SX73~SECRETED:SignalP(1-27~SECRETED:cutsite=VSG-IP~SECRETED:prob=0.7324)), translating into MAPSNTWGRLRVAGALSILAGLSGVSGIPKSTLINPPSSFFATSQVEYSSALNIAASDGDLWPTTWADDDNIYTANGDGRGFSTNQADFADAVANRISGTPDTGISGLRLAAGNQLGPVWTAGTYNRKPTGIVAVDGDGDGKDELYLAIQDLNYGGNGAAFNDVPAASILRSADYGNTWTATQSPMFSNYTFTTVFFLDFGKSQSQASVLGADGPKYVYAYGLDNNWRDSVAGTVPDPQDLYLARVPVNAVQDVSKWQFFSGSVSAPAWTADIKARRSVLHDSRREYPGDQTADGFSVLSQGSVVYNAPLKRYIYTSWTDYTFDFYEAPQPWGPFTLFESKDFGVTPWFGRNTSTPKNGGYATTIPSKFISADGKSMWVQSNWFVGAAAGSDVNYSFSLRRLQVTKYTSTQATNQPGNTNLARETGTVPICKAAHYGHLQYLNDGATLSEDSWDGSQKDLDRWGYTWSTQYHMNRVVYTTGNSFADGGWFSSNLTVQVRKNFQWVNVNDLQVSPQYPYNNAAVPNKAFTFEFADVVGDGIQIIGVPGGSFFFTSIAELEVYYDS; encoded by the coding sequence ATGGCTCCCTCTAATACTTGGGGTCGCCTTCGTGTTGCTGGGGCTCTCTCGATCTTGGCGGGCCTCAGCGGGGTCAGCGGCATTCCCAAGAGCACGCTCATCAATCCTCCAAGCTCCTTCTTCGCAACCAGCCAAGTTGAGTACTCCTCAGCTCTCAACATCGCTGCGAGCGATGGTGACTTGTGGCCTACTACGTgggccgacgatgacaacATCTACACGGCCAACGGTGACGGACGAGGGTTCTCTACCAATCAAGCTGATTTCGCCGACGCTGTGGCGAATCGCATTTCTGGCACACCGGACACCGGTATTTCTGGCTTGCGCTTGGCCGCCGGGAACCAGCTTGGCCCTGTCTGGACGGCAGGTACTTACAATAGAAAGCCGACAGGCATCGTTGCtgtcgacggtgatggcgatggcaaGGACGAGCTGTATTTGGCTATTCAGGACTTGAACTATGGAGGAAATGGTGCTGCCTTCAACGATGTGCCTGCCGCAAGCATCCTCCGCTCGGCCGACTACGGCAACACTTGGACGGCGACTCAATCTCCTATGTTTTCAAACTACACTTTTACGACTGTCTTCTTCCTGGACTTTGGCAAGAGCCAGTCGCAAGCCTCAGTGCTAGGGGCAGATGGTCCCAAGTACGTGTACGCCTACGGCCTAGACAACAATTGGCGTGACTCAGTGGCAGGGACCGTGCCTGACCCTCAAGACCTCTATCTCGCGCGGGTTCCCGTCAATGCTGTACAGGACGTCTCAAAGTGGCAGTTCTTTAGCGGCTCAGTGTCGGCGCCTGCTTGGACGGCAGACATCAAAGCACGCCGATCGGTCCTTCACGACTCGCGTCGGGAGTACCCAGGCGACCAAACGGCCGACGGCTTTTCCGTCCTCTCCCAAGGCAGTGTCGTGTATAACGCGCCGTTGAAGAGGTACATCTATACCAGCTGGACAGACTACACCTTTGACTTCTACGAGGCGCCCCAACCTTGGGGCCCCTTCACGCTTTTTGAGTCGAAGGACTTCGGCGTCACTCCATGGTTCGGACGCAACACGAGCACACCTAAAAACGGCGGCTATGCCACGACCATTCCTTCAAAGTTCATCTCTGCAGACGGCAAGAGTATGTGGGTTCAGTCCAACTGGTTTgtgggcgccgcggcgggcagcgacgTCAATTactccttctccttgcgACGTCTCCAGGTGACCAAGTACACGTCAACCCAGGCAACCAACCAGCCTGGCAATACCAACCTAGCCCGTGAGACGGGAACGGTGCCGATTTGCAAGGCGGCGCATTACGGACATTTGCAATACCTCAATGACGGCGCTACGCTGAGTGAGGACAGTTGGGACGGGTCCCAGAAGGACCTCGACCGCTGGGGCTATACCTGGTCTACCCAATACCACATGAACCGCGTAGTCTACACCACTGGCAACTCTTTCGCAGACGGCGGGTGGTTCTCCAGCAACCTGACTGTACAGGTCCGGAAGAACTTTCAGTGGGTCAACGTCAACGATCTCCAAGTCAGCCCGCAATATCCATACAACAATGCCGCGGTGCCTAACAAGGCTTTTACGTTCGAATTCGCCGACGTGGTCGGTGATGGCATTCAAATCATTGGTGTGCCTGGTGGTTCGTTCTTCTTCACGTCAatcgccgagctggaggtgTATTATGACAGTTGA